The genome window CTTCCGGCAGTTTCATTCTTCCGGAATGCAGCAGTTTTCTGCAGATAACACTCCATGCCGTTTCCAGCCCGATAATGCCGTTGGGTGCATAGATGAACTCCACTTCTTTCTCGTCTACGGAATGGGGGGCATGATCCGTGCAGACAGCATCAATGGTTCCGTCAGCAAGCCCGTCAATGATTGCCTCCACATCGCTGTCAGTCCGCAAAGGAGGATGCATTTTCCAGTTGGTATCAAAATCCGTGCGTTCTATTTCCTCATCCGTCAAATCGAAATGATGCGGACAAGCTTCGGTGGTGATTTTTATTCCCCTGCTTTTGGCCTCGCGGACCAGTGATACCGCCTTTTCAGTACTGATGTGGGCCACATGCACATGTCCGCCGGTCAGTTCCGCCAGCAATACATCCCGCGCGATCATGATCTCTTCGGCTATGGAAGGCGTGCCGGCCAGACCGAGCCGGGTTGAAACCCTACCCTCATGCATATGTCCGGGACGTGATAACGGCAGGTCTTCCTCATGATTTATAGTTGGCACACCGAGCATGGCTGAATATTCCAGTGCTGTCCGCATCAGTCGGCTGTCCTGTACCGGATCGCCGTCATCACTGAATGCAACAGCGCCGCCTTCAACCATATCAGCCATTTCCGTAATCGAGGTGCCCTTCCGGTTTTTGGATACACACCCGACAGGATGCACGTCCACCGGCAAGCCTGCGGCCTGTTTTAAAATAAAATTCACCACATCCCTGGTATGGATGGGCGGATTGGTATTCGGCATGCAGGCAACAGCCGTAAAACCTCCGGCTGCAGCGGCATCGCATCCGGTAGCAACGGTTTCCTTGTGCTCAAAACCCGGCTCGCGTAAATGGACATGCATATCCATCCAGCCGGGTGATACATACGCTCCGGAAGCATCATAAACCTGCTCATTACGGCCGGGCGTCAGCCCGGTAGCGATTTCCGTGATGATGCCGTTGTTTATCCTGATATCTGCCGTTGCCCCGGCTTCTTCCCGGTGGTCTACCGGACGAACGTTTTTTATCAGCAAATCCTTTGTTGAACTCATGCGCACTGGTTATTATGATTTTTGAGTCACTAAATATAACTTATTAGCCATTCGGCTGAAAACAAGCTTTTCAAAATTTCATGACGGACCTGTTCAATCAACCCAAAGAAGACCCGGTTCATATTCTGAGTGTCTCGGAGCTCACCGGTGAACTCAAAATGATGATCGAAGATCACTTCGACTGGATCAATGTCCGTGGAGAAGTGAGTCAGCCTAAAACCAGCCGGAACGGTCATCTTTACTTCACACTCAAGGATGACACAGCTCAGCTTCCTTGTGTGATGTGGCGGTCAAAGCGCCAGTCGCAGGACTACCTGCCTGAACACGGCGATGAAATTGTGGCTGCCGGTCCGTTGCAGGTTTATGCACCTCACGGGCGGTATCAGATGATTGTTCAGTCGCTGCGCCCGGCCGGACTTGGAGCACTTCAACAGGCTTTTGAACAGCTGAAGAAAAAACTTCAGGATGAAGGACTGTTCGACGAAAACCGCAAGAAGCCCATCCCGCGATTTCCTGAAGTCATAGGAATTGTCACCTCTGCAACGGGAGCGGCTTTCCAGGATATGAAAAACACGCTGGAAAAACGGTATCCGCTTTGTGAGATTCGGCTTTTTCATGCTTCGGTGCAGGGATCTCAGGCTGCTCCCGAAATAAGCGATGCCATCCGTTTTTTTTCCGGTCAGGATGATATTGAACTGCTGATTATTGGCCGGGGCGGTGGTTCGCTGGAAGATCTGTGGGCATTTAATGAGGAAATCGTGGCCAGGGCTATAGCCGAATGCCGCATTCCCGTCATCAGTGCCGTAGGACACGAAACTGATTTCAGCATATCAGATTTTGTTGCCGATGCGCGTGCAGCCACGCCTACCCAGGCCATCATAATGGCCGTTCCGGATCAAAACGATCTGAAAATGAAGATTGAAGACCTGCAAATGACACTTGAAATGCGTGTAAAGCAGCTTCTGGAAAAGCACAAGGAGACCGTTTCACGCTTCCTTGACAACTATGCGCTTCACAAAGTGAGGCAGCGGATCGCCAGAAACAAGGAACAGTTAGAATGGAAAAAACAACAGGCAGGACAGCTTTTGCGTATTCAGATACGAAACAGGCATGAAGAAATCCGGCGATTATCCGATGCCGTTCAAAACTCTGTGAGTACGCTGTTGCTGCAAAAAAAATCACGCTGGAATGAGCTGCATCAAAAAGTCTTAGCTGCTGACCCCAATAAACCGCTGAAAAAAGGTTACACAAGGATACGCCAGCAGGGAGCCTGGATCCGCTCCTCGCACAACTTCAGGTCAGACGCAGGCTTTGAAATAGAATGGAGTGACAAAACCACTCCTATTGATCGTGCGAAAAAATAACCAGGCTACATGACAGTCATTCTGACCGTCTCAATGCGGGACTGCCGCGCCTTGCTGATAATAAACTTGTGGTTTCCGATGATAACCTCTTCATTCACGCGCGGAATCCGTCCGATTTCATTGATTATGTAACCAGCAACGGTTTCATAGTTATTATTGCGCTCCGGAAGGCCGGCGGACGGAAATTTTTCCGACAACTCCTGAAGAGGCACATCCCCACTTAAAATGAAGGTATCAGGAGATATTTTTTTCATTATGGTGTCTTCCATATCATATTCGTCCTGAATATCTCCAACAACTTCTTCCAGTAAATCCTCAGTGGTTACCAGCCCGGCGGTGCCGCCATATTCATCAATGACAATAGCCAGCGATATTTTAAGTCTCTGAAATTCGGAAAGAAGGTCTTTGGACTTCTGGCTTGACGGGATATGCTTTACCGGACGGATGATTTCGTTCAGGCTCTGCGGACTCTTGAACAGATCATAGGCAAAAACGACACCAATCACGTTATCAATGGACTGCTCATATACCGGTATTTTTGAAAAGCCGGATGATACAAACTTCTGAAGCACCTCCTGGAGCTCTGCATTTTTTTCCACTGCTATAATTTCAGTTCTGGGAATCATGGACTCCCTGACACGTTTGTTTGACAGCTGGAGTACATTGGTCAGAATTTCAGAGTCATCGCGATCGATATCCGATTCCTCACTGTCACCAACTTCCCTGAGAAGCATTTCGATATCCTGTCTTCGGAATACCTGTTCAGATGACTGCAGCTGCGGTACAAGAAGGCGTATCAGGCGTGAAGCAGCAGCATTGGCAACATGGATGAAAGGCAAAAAAAGCACATTCAGAGTTCTGTGGACAGGTGCAAGATAAAAAATAAATGCCTCTGAATTAATCCGGAATACCACTTTCGGAATTACCTCCCCGAAAATCATTATGAGAATAGAAGCGATAAACGTCTGGATGAGAAGAACGACGAAATCAGAGGGAAAAGCATCGAACAGGCTAAAGTAGATTGCTGAAACCGGTTGTACCAGAAACAGTGCCATCAGTGTGGCATAAATCACATTGACCACATTATTCCCGATCAAAGTGGTCGACAGAAATGCCTCGGGATCTTTGAGAAAATGTGTCAGCGCCCGGGATCGTATCGTTTTTTTACGGGCACGGATTTCAAGCTTGAGCCGGTTGGCCGATACAAAACCGATTTCTGAACCGGCAAAAAAACCGCTCAGAAGAATGAATATTAAAATGATCAACCATTCGCTCATAAGTAACCTCCTGATGTGCCGGTCTGGCAATACAAGCCGCGTTCAGGAGGAGGCTCCTGGTCTTTTTCAGATCTGTCCAATGGTGCGTTTGAAGTTTTAGT of Natronogracilivirga saccharolytica contains these proteins:
- a CDS encoding hemolysin family protein, translating into MSEWLIILIFILLSGFFAGSEIGFVSANRLKLEIRARKKTIRSRALTHFLKDPEAFLSTTLIGNNVVNVIYATLMALFLVQPVSAIYFSLFDAFPSDFVVLLIQTFIASILIMIFGEVIPKVVFRINSEAFIFYLAPVHRTLNVLFLPFIHVANAAASRLIRLLVPQLQSSEQVFRRQDIEMLLREVGDSEESDIDRDDSEILTNVLQLSNKRVRESMIPRTEIIAVEKNAELQEVLQKFVSSGFSKIPVYEQSIDNVIGVVFAYDLFKSPQSLNEIIRPVKHIPSSQKSKDLLSEFQRLKISLAIVIDEYGGTAGLVTTEDLLEEVVGDIQDEYDMEDTIMKKISPDTFILSGDVPLQELSEKFPSAGLPERNNNYETVAGYIINEIGRIPRVNEEVIIGNHKFIISKARQSRIETVRMTVM
- a CDS encoding dihydroorotase, which produces MSSTKDLLIKNVRPVDHREEAGATADIRINNGIITEIATGLTPGRNEQVYDASGAYVSPGWMDMHVHLREPGFEHKETVATGCDAAAAGGFTAVACMPNTNPPIHTRDVVNFILKQAAGLPVDVHPVGCVSKNRKGTSITEMADMVEGGAVAFSDDGDPVQDSRLMRTALEYSAMLGVPTINHEEDLPLSRPGHMHEGRVSTRLGLAGTPSIAEEIMIARDVLLAELTGGHVHVAHISTEKAVSLVREAKSRGIKITTEACPHHFDLTDEEIERTDFDTNWKMHPPLRTDSDVEAIIDGLADGTIDAVCTDHAPHSVDEKEVEFIYAPNGIIGLETAWSVICRKLLHSGRMKLPEVIAKLTLHPRSILNIPVPTVAVGEQANITIFDTDGEWLYDTDAVRSRSRNTPYLGRTMSGRPLAVYNNGQFVETGR
- the xseA gene encoding exodeoxyribonuclease VII large subunit, encoding MTDLFNQPKEDPVHILSVSELTGELKMMIEDHFDWINVRGEVSQPKTSRNGHLYFTLKDDTAQLPCVMWRSKRQSQDYLPEHGDEIVAAGPLQVYAPHGRYQMIVQSLRPAGLGALQQAFEQLKKKLQDEGLFDENRKKPIPRFPEVIGIVTSATGAAFQDMKNTLEKRYPLCEIRLFHASVQGSQAAPEISDAIRFFSGQDDIELLIIGRGGGSLEDLWAFNEEIVARAIAECRIPVISAVGHETDFSISDFVADARAATPTQAIIMAVPDQNDLKMKIEDLQMTLEMRVKQLLEKHKETVSRFLDNYALHKVRQRIARNKEQLEWKKQQAGQLLRIQIRNRHEEIRRLSDAVQNSVSTLLLQKKSRWNELHQKVLAADPNKPLKKGYTRIRQQGAWIRSSHNFRSDAGFEIEWSDKTTPIDRAKK